A single Macaca mulatta isolate MMU2019108-1 chromosome 11, T2T-MMU8v2.0, whole genome shotgun sequence DNA region contains:
- the CLEC1B gene encoding C-type lectin domain family 1 member B isoform X1, which produces MQDEDGYVTLNIKTRKPALISVDPASSSWWRVMALILLILCVGMVVGLVALGIWSVMQHNYLQDENENSTGTLQQLAKRFCQYVIKQSELKGTFKGHKCSPCDTNWRYYGDNCYGFFKHNLTWKESKQYCTDLNATLLKIDNHNILEYIKARTGLIRWVGLSRQKSNEVWKWEDGSVLSENMFELLEDGKGNMNCAYFHNGKMHPTFCENKHYLMCERKAGMTKVDQLP; this is translated from the exons TTGATCCTGCTTCTTCCTCCTGGTGGCGTGTGATGGCCTTGATTCTGCTGATTCTGTGCGTGGGGATGGTTGTTGGGCTGGTAGCTCTGGGGATTTGGT CTGTCATGCAGCACAATTACCTACAAGATGAGAATGAAAATAGCACAGGAACTCTGCAACAATTAGCAAAGCGTTTCTGCCAATATGTAATAAAACAATCAGAACTAAAGGGCACTTTCA AAGGTCATAAATGCAGCCCCTGTGACACAAACTGGAGATACTATGGAGATAACTGCTATGGGTTCTTCAAGCACAACTTAACATGGAAAGAGAGTAAGCAGTACTGCACTGACTTGAATGCTACTCTACTGAAGATTGACAACCATAACATTCTG GAATATATCAAAGCCAGAACTGGTTTAATTCGTTGGGTCGGATTATCTCGCCAGAAGTCCAATGAGGTctggaagtgggaggatggctcggTTCTCTCAGAAAATAT GTTTGAGCTTTTGgaagatggaaaaggaaatatgaaCTGTGCTTATTTTCATAATGGGAAAATGCACCCTACCTTCTGTGAAAACAAACATTATTTAATGTGTGAGAGGAAGGCTGGCATGACCAAGGTTGACCAACTACCTTAA